One segment of Microbacterium arborescens DNA contains the following:
- a CDS encoding NAD(+) synthase → MNESLPFASVYAHGFARVAACTIPVAIADPAANAEAVLAEARACDADAVAVAVFPELCITGYAIDDLVMQDAVLDAVDAAIERIVDASVDLMPVLVIGAPLRHRSRLYNCAVVIHRGEILGVAPKAHLPTYREFYERRWYAAGEEWDGEGIRIGSHETVFGTNLLFDVRDVPGLVLHAEVCEDMWVPVPPSSRAALAGATVLVNLSGSPITIGRADDRRTLVQSQSLRCLAVYAYAAAGLGESTNDVSWDGQTMIYEGGSLLAETERFPDGARRSIADVDLDRVRQDRYRQGTFDDNRRTTSTDFLTVETFLHPPTEDIGLRRTLDRFPFVPDDPARLDQDCYEAFNIQVSGLEQRMRAIGGPRPVIGVSGGLDSTHALLVVARAMDRMGRPRSDILAYTMPGFATSDHTKSNAVALAEAIGATIETIDIRPAANELLRGIGHPYASGEPVYDVTFENVQAGVRTDFLFRLANRLNGIVIGTSDLSELALGWATYGVGDHMSHYAVNVGVPKTLMQHLIRWVIAHREGTGTDLTDEAVAVLQSVLDTEISPELVPAGEDGKAQSTESTIGPYALHDFALHHVLRYGFRPSKIAFLAQHAWSDADAGDWPVGFPRDSRYAYDLAEIAHWLQVFIKRFFGFAQFKRSAIPNGPKVAAAGSLSPRGDWRAPSDGNPEAWLAELRRALPDLVD, encoded by the coding sequence GTGAACGAGTCGCTCCCCTTCGCCAGCGTGTACGCCCACGGGTTCGCGCGGGTCGCCGCCTGCACCATCCCGGTCGCCATCGCCGACCCGGCGGCCAACGCCGAGGCCGTCCTCGCCGAGGCGCGCGCCTGCGACGCCGACGCCGTCGCTGTCGCAGTGTTCCCCGAGCTGTGCATCACCGGCTACGCGATCGACGACCTCGTGATGCAGGACGCGGTGCTGGACGCCGTCGACGCGGCCATCGAGCGCATCGTCGACGCATCCGTCGATCTCATGCCGGTGCTCGTGATCGGAGCCCCCCTCCGTCACCGCAGCCGCCTGTACAACTGCGCCGTTGTCATCCACCGAGGCGAGATCCTCGGCGTCGCCCCCAAGGCGCACCTGCCCACCTACCGCGAGTTCTACGAGCGCCGCTGGTACGCGGCGGGCGAGGAGTGGGACGGCGAGGGCATCCGCATCGGCTCGCACGAGACCGTGTTCGGGACGAACCTGCTGTTCGACGTCCGCGATGTGCCCGGGCTCGTGCTGCACGCCGAGGTGTGCGAGGACATGTGGGTGCCGGTTCCGCCGTCGTCGCGCGCCGCGCTGGCAGGCGCCACGGTCCTCGTGAACCTGTCGGGCTCGCCCATCACGATCGGACGAGCAGATGATCGCCGCACGCTCGTGCAGTCGCAGTCGCTGCGGTGCCTCGCCGTCTACGCCTACGCGGCGGCAGGTCTCGGCGAGTCGACCAACGACGTCTCCTGGGACGGTCAGACCATGATCTACGAGGGCGGCTCGCTCCTCGCCGAGACGGAGCGCTTTCCCGACGGGGCGCGGCGCAGCATCGCCGACGTCGATCTCGACCGCGTGCGTCAGGACCGTTACCGGCAGGGAACCTTCGACGACAACCGCCGCACGACCTCGACCGACTTCCTCACCGTCGAGACGTTCCTGCACCCGCCCACCGAAGACATCGGGCTGCGGCGCACGCTCGATCGGTTCCCCTTCGTCCCGGATGACCCGGCACGCCTCGACCAGGACTGTTACGAGGCGTTCAACATCCAGGTGTCCGGCCTCGAGCAGCGGATGCGGGCGATCGGCGGCCCTCGTCCCGTGATCGGGGTGTCGGGCGGGCTCGACTCGACCCACGCACTGCTCGTCGTCGCCCGCGCGATGGACCGTATGGGGCGCCCGCGCAGCGACATCCTCGCGTACACGATGCCCGGGTTCGCCACGAGCGACCACACGAAGTCGAACGCCGTGGCACTCGCCGAAGCAATCGGCGCGACGATCGAGACCATCGACATCCGCCCCGCCGCGAACGAACTCCTGCGCGGCATCGGGCACCCCTATGCCTCCGGCGAGCCCGTGTACGACGTCACCTTCGAGAACGTCCAGGCCGGGGTGCGGACCGACTTCCTGTTCCGACTCGCGAACCGTCTGAACGGCATCGTCATCGGCACCTCCGATCTCTCGGAGCTCGCCCTCGGCTGGGCCACCTACGGCGTCGGCGACCACATGAGCCACTACGCGGTCAACGTCGGCGTGCCCAAGACGCTCATGCAGCACCTCATCCGATGGGTCATCGCGCACCGGGAGGGCACGGGCACCGATCTGACCGATGAAGCGGTCGCCGTGCTGCAGTCGGTCCTCGACACCGAGATCAGCCCCGAGCTCGTGCCCGCGGGCGAAGACGGCAAGGCGCAGTCCACGGAGTCGACGATCGGCCCCTACGCCCTGCACGACTTCGCGCTGCACCACGTCCTGCGCTACGGCTTCCGCCCGTCGAAGATCGCCTTCCTCGCTCAGCACGCCTGGTCGGATGCCGACGCCGGTGACTGGCCGGTGGGATTCCCCCGCGACAGCCGCTACGCGTACGACCTGGCCGAGATCGCCCACTGGCTGCAGGTGTTCATCAAGCGGTTCTTCGGCTTCGCGCAGTTCAAGCGCAGCGCGATCCCCAACGGACCCAAGGTCGCCGCGGCCGGCTCACTGTCGCCGCGCGGCGATTGGCGCGCGCCGTCGGACGGCAATCCCGAAGCGTGGCTCGCGGAGCTCCGCCGGGCGCTCCCCGATCTCGTGGACTGA
- the proC gene encoding pyrroline-5-carboxylate reductase, which translates to MSDVVALPPIAILGAGSMGGAVLSGLVASGAAAGGVTVTNRTAEKAAALADLAGVTSIALADTPTGNTDAAAAADVVLIGVKPAMVPDLLREIAPVLRPGAVVVSLAAGVTIETFAGILGPDVAVIRSMPNTPAVVGKAVTGLAAGPAASDDHRATVRALFETCGVVVEVPEEQIDALSTISGSGPAYVFLLIEELTRAAVGKGFAEAEARVMAEQTFIGAAALLDASGEDPAELRRRVTSPKGTTERAIAVLQEARLDDVFARATDAALARARELAAGS; encoded by the coding sequence ATGTCCGACGTCGTCGCCCTGCCCCCGATCGCCATCCTCGGAGCCGGTTCGATGGGGGGTGCCGTGCTGTCGGGCCTGGTGGCCTCGGGTGCCGCGGCCGGGGGAGTGACCGTCACCAACCGCACCGCCGAGAAGGCCGCCGCCCTCGCCGACCTCGCGGGGGTCACGAGCATCGCGCTCGCCGACACTCCCACGGGGAACACGGATGCCGCGGCTGCGGCCGACGTCGTGCTGATCGGTGTGAAGCCCGCGATGGTGCCCGATCTGCTGCGCGAGATCGCCCCGGTGCTGCGCCCCGGCGCGGTCGTGGTGAGTCTCGCCGCCGGGGTCACGATCGAGACCTTCGCCGGCATCCTCGGGCCCGACGTCGCCGTGATCCGCTCGATGCCCAACACCCCCGCCGTCGTCGGCAAGGCCGTCACGGGGCTCGCGGCCGGGCCTGCGGCATCCGATGACCACCGGGCGACGGTGCGCGCCCTGTTCGAGACATGCGGAGTCGTCGTCGAGGTGCCCGAGGAGCAGATCGATGCGCTCTCGACGATCTCGGGTTCGGGGCCCGCCTACGTCTTCCTGCTGATCGAGGAGCTCACCCGGGCTGCCGTCGGCAAGGGATTCGCCGAGGCCGAGGCTCGCGTCATGGCCGAGCAGACCTTCATCGGCGCGGCCGCTCTGCTCGACGCTTCGGGCGAGGACCCGGCCGAGCTGCGCCGCCGCGTCACGAGCCCCAAGGGCACGACCGAGCGGGCGATCGCCGTGCTGCAGGAGGCTCGGCTCGACGACGTCTTCGCGCGGGCGACCGACGCCGCGCTCGCCCGCGCGCGCGAGCTCGCCGCCGGCTCCTGA
- a CDS encoding nucleoside deaminase, with protein MTRALELAEAAAAAGDIPVGAVVTDASGAVLGEGRNLREATGDPTAHAEVVALRAAAAAIGSWNLAGCTLTVTLEPCAMCAGAMLQAHVSRLVFGAWDDKAGAAGSQYDLVRDRRLPVRAEVVAGVRSGESSALLRMFFAQQR; from the coding sequence ATGACGCGTGCCCTCGAGCTCGCGGAGGCCGCGGCGGCGGCGGGTGACATCCCCGTCGGAGCGGTCGTGACGGATGCCTCGGGCGCAGTGCTCGGCGAGGGCCGCAACCTCCGCGAGGCGACCGGTGACCCGACCGCTCATGCCGAGGTGGTCGCGCTTCGCGCCGCGGCCGCCGCGATCGGGTCGTGGAACCTCGCGGGATGCACCCTGACGGTCACGCTCGAGCCGTGCGCCATGTGCGCGGGCGCCATGCTGCAGGCCCACGTCTCGCGGCTCGTCTTCGGTGCATGGGACGACAAGGCGGGCGCCGCCGGATCGCAGTACGACCTCGTGCGCGACCGCCGACTTCCCGTGAGAGCCGAGGTCGTGGCGGGCGTGCGCTCCGGCGAGTCGTCCGCGCTGCTGCGCATGTTCTTCGCGCAGCAGCGGTGA
- the upp gene encoding uracil phosphoribosyltransferase, protein MRVHVADHPLITHKLSVLRDKNTASPVFRQLTEELVTLLAYEATRNVRTEQVEIETPVTRTTGLAIAKPRPLVVPILRAGLGMLEGMTKLLPTAEVGFLGMARNEVTFEPTTYAERLPDDLSDRQCFVLDPMLATGGSLGAAIDFIFQRGAQDVTAICILGAPEGLAAIEKQVGDRDVTLVLGSLDERLDERGYIVPGLGDAGDRLYGTVD, encoded by the coding sequence ATGCGTGTTCACGTCGCCGACCACCCGCTCATCACCCACAAGCTCTCGGTCCTGCGCGACAAGAACACCGCCTCGCCGGTGTTCCGTCAGCTCACCGAAGAGCTCGTGACGCTGCTCGCGTACGAGGCCACCCGCAACGTCCGCACGGAGCAGGTCGAGATCGAGACCCCGGTCACCCGCACGACGGGCCTCGCGATCGCCAAGCCCCGCCCCCTCGTCGTGCCGATCCTGCGCGCGGGACTCGGGATGCTCGAGGGCATGACCAAGCTCCTCCCCACCGCCGAGGTGGGGTTCCTGGGGATGGCCCGCAATGAGGTGACGTTCGAGCCGACCACGTACGCCGAGCGTCTTCCCGACGACCTCAGCGACCGTCAGTGCTTCGTGCTCGACCCGATGCTCGCCACCGGAGGCTCACTGGGCGCGGCGATCGACTTCATCTTCCAGCGCGGGGCACAGGACGTCACGGCCATCTGCATCCTGGGGGCGCCCGAGGGCCTCGCCGCGATCGAGAAGCAGGTCGGCGACCGCGATGTGACCCTCGTCCTGGGCTCGCTCGACGAGCGTCTCGACGAGCGCGGCTACATCGTGCCGGGCCTCGGCGACGCCGGCGACCGTCTCTACGGCACTGTCGACTGA
- a CDS encoding nucleoside phosphorylase, producing MRRLLVVAHRDELVGFPADIPGFDILLTGPGKLLAAHELTRALDRTAYDEIVVVGTAGAVAGAVGPGIYEVGDAVQHDVFDLAGVRGRHLSMPDRVEAGGEGVRIATGDVFVDDAEAVALIQSLGAQLVDMETYVYIWVAQRFDIPIRVLKAVSDDAQDGATTGWDEAVAACSRALYERIRADYGV from the coding sequence GTGCGGCGGCTTCTGGTGGTCGCGCACCGCGACGAGCTGGTGGGCTTCCCCGCCGACATTCCGGGGTTCGACATCCTGCTCACCGGCCCGGGCAAACTGCTCGCCGCGCATGAGCTCACCCGTGCGCTCGATCGCACCGCGTACGACGAGATCGTCGTCGTGGGAACCGCGGGAGCCGTGGCGGGCGCGGTCGGACCGGGCATCTACGAGGTCGGCGACGCCGTCCAGCACGATGTGTTCGATCTGGCCGGGGTACGCGGCCGTCACCTCTCGATGCCCGACCGCGTCGAGGCGGGCGGCGAAGGCGTGCGCATCGCGACGGGAGACGTCTTCGTCGACGACGCCGAGGCGGTCGCGCTCATCCAGTCGCTCGGCGCCCAGCTGGTCGACATGGAGACCTACGTCTACATCTGGGTCGCCCAGCGCTTCGACATCCCCATCCGGGTGCTCAAGGCGGTGTCGGACGATGCCCAGGACGGCGCGACCACCGGTTGGGACGAGGCCGTAGCCGCGTGCAGCCGGGCCCTCTACGAACGCATCCGCGCCGACTACGGAGTCTGA
- a CDS encoding alpha/beta fold hydrolase, protein MPLFDGITPRIIETSRLAVSILERGADDPETPADRTLVLLHAAPGSSLFWQEIIEDLPSDVRPIAIDLRGFGETERLPVDATRGVRDFSDDVRATLDALGLDAVHFVGWGLGAAVAMQYALDHPVLSLSLLSPVSPYGFGGTRLDGTRLTDDDAGCGGGAVSPTLVDRLTARDAGDDEGTARSFFRTSFVSPDYESDNEDTWIEAMLTTSTAEGNYPGDSVPSDNWPGFAAGRLGVQNALAPAHFDVSSIVDLAAGYDAPPILWMRGGADVIVADGSFAESGHLGEIGAIPGWPGVETAPAQQMVAQTRNVLERYREAGGQVTEVVIEGVGHAVHLERPGKVRTAILSTIGYLGTPISPAPPTEAIILSSWD, encoded by the coding sequence ATGCCCCTCTTCGACGGCATCACGCCACGCATCATCGAGACGTCGCGCCTGGCGGTGAGCATCCTCGAGCGCGGCGCAGACGACCCCGAGACTCCGGCCGACCGCACGCTCGTGCTGTTGCACGCCGCTCCCGGGTCGAGTCTCTTCTGGCAGGAGATCATCGAGGATCTGCCGAGCGACGTCCGCCCGATCGCGATCGACCTCCGCGGCTTCGGCGAGACCGAGCGACTGCCCGTCGACGCGACCCGCGGTGTGCGCGACTTCTCCGATGACGTGCGGGCGACTCTCGACGCACTGGGCCTCGATGCCGTCCATTTCGTCGGCTGGGGCCTGGGCGCCGCCGTCGCCATGCAGTACGCGCTCGATCACCCCGTGCTCTCGCTCAGTCTGCTCTCGCCCGTGTCGCCATACGGCTTCGGCGGTACGCGACTCGACGGCACGCGCCTGACGGACGATGACGCGGGATGCGGCGGCGGAGCCGTCAGCCCCACGCTCGTCGACCGACTCACGGCACGCGACGCGGGGGACGACGAGGGCACCGCCCGATCGTTCTTCCGCACGTCGTTCGTCTCGCCCGACTACGAGTCCGACAACGAGGACACGTGGATCGAGGCGATGCTCACGACGTCGACCGCCGAAGGCAACTATCCCGGCGACAGCGTGCCGAGCGACAACTGGCCGGGCTTCGCGGCGGGCCGGCTCGGCGTGCAGAACGCCCTCGCACCGGCACACTTCGACGTCTCGTCCATCGTCGACCTGGCCGCCGGATACGATGCGCCCCCGATCCTGTGGATGCGCGGCGGTGCCGATGTCATCGTCGCCGACGGGTCGTTCGCCGAGAGCGGTCATCTCGGCGAGATCGGCGCGATCCCGGGGTGGCCGGGCGTGGAGACGGCACCGGCGCAACAGATGGTCGCGCAGACCCGCAACGTGCTCGAGCGGTACCGCGAGGCGGGCGGACAGGTGACCGAGGTGGTCATCGAAGGCGTCGGGCACGCCGTGCATCTCGAGCGCCCGGGCAAGGTCCGCACCGCGATCCTCTCGACGATCGGCTACCTCGGCACCCCGATCTCACCGGCTCCCCCGACCGAGGCGATCATCCTCAGCTCCTGGGACTGA
- a CDS encoding TM0106 family RecB-like putative nuclease: MRYIEDEGRIVWSASDLKAAAECEFAWLRAIDAKLGRVSAVDEPDDPTLERAGRLGDRHEERQLAAYRAEFGDRVAEIPETRSSDAAGLARAVALTRDALASDARVIYQAAFSDTDFVGFADFLLRDDDGRWVVQDTKLARHARVTALMQLEAYAVQLDREGAAVAGHVELLLGDGTTSRHERADIAPVFVLRRERLRSLIADRDVAAGAAGEPIAWGDDRGDLRVAACGRCATCDLEVVAARDLLLVAGMRPIQRERLRAAGVTTIDELAAAREAPARMSWDTFAGLRTQARLQLESPAGGVGAGEPAADGAPVPTYEVVFPKALGALPRPDLGDLFFDFEGDPLYTEGAARQWGIDYLFGWVDLREQYSALWAHTFDEERAAFQTFLEFVAVQRAAHPAMHIYHYAPYEPTHLLAMAARYGVGEAEVDRLLRDGVFVDLYPIVRRALRVGSRSYSIKKLEPLYMGSEVRTSDVQKGDDSIVRYVEARALAEAGDADAAAAILADLADYNRYDCVSTRRLRDWLVDRAREAQLRPSADVEPEERAYEPSPRATALSRLADAAAADDPAGADAPSAVALRLGAAAIDYYPREAKSFWATHFLRLREPLSMWEDTRDVVAVASERSRVLEDWHRPEGARTDRRVLELRGEVAPGTRLSVDSSPFAIYEAPAPFPTEPRPRFIHADRRVRVIEVLDDGAIVEELAAGAYMWSELPIALTPAAPPPAGSQQAAIDAWADEVIAATPDLPADPATDLLLRRPPRTLSGSLPSGGGDAVADISSAILDLDRSYLAVQGPPGTGKTYVGSHVVTRLVAERGFRVGVVAQSHAVVENMLDRIAAAGVPREKIAKAVKGEPTGDEAFTVIPKNGVADFTAGRPDGYVVGGTAWDLTHAGRIPRGSLDLLVIDEAGQFSLASTIAVSVAASRLLLLGDPQQLPQVSQGTHPEPVDTSALGWIMDGAHVIPSDRGYFLAETRRMRPEVAEPVSVLAYDGRLAAHASTAGRVLAGVAPGVMPVPVAHRRNATASPEEAEVVVGLISDLLDRAWLPDPALEPRPLAQRDIIVVTPYNAQQVLVEEALAAAGLDDVPVGTVDRFQGQEAAVAIVSLAASSGRDAPRGLEFLLLQNRLNVAVSRAQHTAYVVYGTGILDDLPRTPEGVARMSAFARLVGAV, translated from the coding sequence ATGCGATACATCGAGGACGAAGGCCGGATCGTCTGGAGCGCGAGCGACCTCAAGGCGGCGGCCGAGTGCGAGTTCGCCTGGCTGCGAGCGATCGACGCCAAGCTCGGACGCGTCTCCGCCGTCGACGAGCCCGACGATCCGACGCTCGAGCGGGCGGGCCGTCTCGGCGATCGCCACGAGGAACGTCAGCTCGCCGCGTACCGTGCCGAGTTCGGAGATCGTGTCGCCGAGATCCCCGAGACGCGCTCGTCGGATGCCGCGGGCCTGGCGCGTGCCGTCGCGCTCACTCGTGACGCCCTCGCCTCGGACGCGCGGGTGATCTACCAGGCGGCGTTCTCCGACACCGACTTCGTCGGGTTCGCCGACTTCCTCTTACGCGACGACGACGGCCGGTGGGTCGTGCAAGACACGAAGCTCGCACGCCACGCGCGCGTCACCGCGCTGATGCAGCTCGAGGCCTATGCCGTCCAGCTCGACCGCGAGGGCGCGGCCGTCGCCGGTCACGTCGAGCTGCTGCTGGGCGACGGCACGACGTCGCGCCACGAGCGCGCCGACATCGCACCGGTGTTCGTCCTGCGGCGCGAGCGTCTGCGCTCGCTCATCGCCGACCGTGACGTGGCCGCGGGCGCCGCGGGCGAACCCATCGCGTGGGGCGACGATCGCGGTGATCTGCGGGTCGCGGCCTGCGGACGGTGTGCGACCTGCGACCTCGAGGTCGTCGCCGCGCGCGATCTCCTGCTCGTCGCGGGCATGCGACCGATCCAGCGCGAGCGCCTGCGGGCGGCCGGAGTCACGACGATCGACGAGCTCGCCGCGGCGCGCGAGGCGCCCGCCCGGATGTCGTGGGACACGTTCGCGGGCCTCCGCACCCAGGCTCGGCTGCAGCTCGAGAGCCCCGCGGGCGGCGTCGGCGCGGGCGAGCCGGCGGCAGACGGGGCCCCCGTCCCCACCTACGAGGTGGTCTTCCCGAAGGCGCTCGGCGCGCTTCCGCGGCCCGACCTCGGCGATCTCTTCTTCGACTTCGAGGGCGACCCGCTCTACACCGAGGGGGCGGCTCGTCAGTGGGGCATCGACTACCTGTTCGGCTGGGTCGATCTCCGCGAGCAGTACTCCGCACTCTGGGCTCACACCTTCGACGAGGAGCGGGCGGCGTTCCAGACCTTCCTCGAGTTCGTCGCCGTGCAGCGTGCCGCGCACCCGGCGATGCACATCTACCACTACGCACCGTACGAGCCGACGCATCTTCTCGCGATGGCTGCGCGGTACGGCGTGGGTGAGGCCGAGGTCGACCGGCTGCTGCGCGACGGGGTCTTCGTCGACCTGTATCCGATCGTCCGCCGCGCGCTGCGGGTGGGGTCGCGCTCGTACTCGATCAAGAAGCTCGAGCCGCTCTACATGGGGTCCGAAGTCCGCACGAGCGACGTCCAGAAGGGCGACGATTCGATCGTCCGGTACGTCGAGGCGCGGGCACTCGCCGAGGCGGGTGATGCCGACGCCGCCGCGGCGATCCTCGCGGATCTGGCTGATTACAACCGCTACGACTGCGTCTCGACACGGCGGCTGCGCGATTGGCTCGTCGACCGGGCGCGGGAGGCGCAGTTGCGGCCATCCGCGGATGTCGAGCCCGAAGAGCGCGCTTACGAGCCGTCGCCGCGCGCAACCGCGCTGTCGCGACTCGCGGATGCCGCGGCCGCGGACGACCCCGCGGGTGCCGACGCCCCGTCAGCCGTCGCGCTGCGGCTCGGGGCGGCTGCGATCGACTACTACCCCCGTGAGGCGAAGTCGTTCTGGGCCACCCACTTCCTCCGCCTGCGCGAACCGCTCTCGATGTGGGAGGACACCCGCGACGTCGTCGCCGTGGCGTCCGAGCGCAGCCGGGTGCTCGAAGACTGGCATCGGCCCGAGGGGGCTCGCACCGACCGGCGCGTCCTCGAACTGCGCGGCGAGGTCGCACCGGGCACACGATTGAGCGTCGATTCGTCGCCGTTCGCGATCTACGAGGCGCCCGCGCCGTTCCCGACGGAACCGCGGCCCCGCTTCATCCACGCCGACCGGCGGGTGCGGGTCATCGAGGTGCTCGATGACGGCGCGATCGTCGAGGAGCTCGCCGCGGGCGCGTACATGTGGTCCGAGCTGCCGATCGCGCTCACCCCGGCAGCCCCGCCGCCTGCGGGCAGCCAGCAGGCGGCGATCGACGCGTGGGCAGACGAGGTGATCGCCGCGACGCCCGACCTGCCGGCCGATCCCGCGACCGATCTTCTGCTGCGACGCCCGCCGCGGACGCTGTCCGGCTCGCTGCCGAGTGGGGGCGGGGATGCGGTCGCCGACATCTCGAGCGCGATCCTCGATCTCGACCGCAGCTACCTCGCGGTACAGGGCCCTCCCGGAACGGGTAAGACCTATGTGGGATCTCATGTCGTCACACGTCTCGTGGCCGAACGCGGATTCCGCGTCGGCGTCGTGGCGCAGTCGCACGCCGTCGTCGAGAACATGCTCGATCGCATCGCCGCCGCGGGGGTGCCGCGCGAGAAGATCGCGAAGGCGGTCAAGGGCGAACCCACCGGTGACGAGGCCTTCACGGTCATCCCGAAGAACGGCGTCGCCGACTTCACCGCGGGGCGTCCGGACGGATACGTCGTCGGCGGCACGGCCTGGGACCTCACGCACGCCGGCCGCATCCCGCGCGGCAGTCTCGATCTCCTCGTCATCGACGAGGCGGGTCAGTTCTCCCTCGCCTCGACGATCGCCGTCTCGGTCGCGGCCTCCCGGCTTCTGCTGCTGGGCGATCCGCAACAGCTGCCGCAGGTCAGCCAGGGCACGCATCCCGAGCCGGTCGACACCTCGGCCCTCGGCTGGATCATGGACGGCGCCCACGTCATCCCGAGCGATCGCGGCTATTTCCTGGCCGAGACCCGTCGCATGCGGCCCGAGGTCGCCGAACCGGTTTCCGTGCTCGCCTACGACGGTCGACTCGCCGCGCACGCATCCACGGCCGGCCGGGTGCTCGCGGGCGTCGCGCCCGGGGTCATGCCCGTGCCCGTCGCCCACCGGCGCAATGCCACGGCCTCGCCCGAAGAGGCCGAGGTCGTCGTGGGGCTGATCTCGGATCTCCTCGACCGTGCGTGGCTGCCCGACCCGGCGCTCGAGCCTCGTCCGCTCGCGCAGCGCGACATCATCGTGGTCACGCCGTACAACGCGCAGCAGGTGCTCGTAGAAGAAGCGCTCGCCGCGGCGGGCTTGGACGACGTGCCGGTGGGCACGGTCGATCGGTTCCAGGGCCAGGAGGCGGCGGTCGCGATCGTGTCGCTCGCGGCATCCTCAGGTCGAGACGCGCCTCGGGGGCTGGAGTTCCTGCTGCTGCAGAACCGCCTCAACGTGGCCGTTTCGCGCGCGCAGCACACCGCATACGTCGTCTACGGCACCGGCATCCTCGACGACCTGCCCCGCACCCCCGAGGGCGTTGCACGGATGAGCGCCTTCGCCCGTCTCGTCGGGGCGGTCTGA
- a CDS encoding potassium channel family protein, translated as MVEQIRSDAPVLVIGLGRFGAACAGELDRLDREVLAIDDNLELVQKWSERVTHAVQTDARNLDALKQIGAQDFQVAVVAVGSSIEASVLITANLVDLKVPQIWAKAVSQSHGKILARVGANHVVYPEREAGERVAHLVSGRMLDFIRFDDDFVLAKMYPPKFIRGVGLNESGVRTKYRVTVVGVKSPGKPFRYAEANTVVTNHDLIIVSGTNSDIERFASLDR; from the coding sequence TTGGTTGAGCAGATCCGAAGCGACGCTCCCGTGCTGGTCATCGGGCTGGGGCGTTTCGGCGCCGCCTGCGCGGGCGAGCTCGACCGCCTCGACCGCGAGGTTCTCGCGATCGACGACAACCTCGAACTCGTGCAGAAGTGGTCGGAGCGCGTCACGCACGCCGTGCAGACCGACGCCCGCAACCTCGACGCGCTCAAGCAGATCGGCGCACAGGACTTCCAGGTCGCCGTCGTCGCCGTCGGCTCGTCGATCGAAGCGTCCGTGCTCATCACCGCGAATCTCGTCGACCTGAAGGTCCCCCAGATCTGGGCGAAGGCCGTCTCGCAGTCGCACGGCAAGATCCTCGCCCGCGTGGGCGCCAACCACGTCGTGTACCCCGAGCGCGAGGCCGGCGAGCGCGTGGCCCACCTCGTCAGCGGGCGCATGCTCGACTTCATCCGCTTCGACGACGACTTCGTCCTGGCGAAGATGTACCCCCCGAAGTTCATCCGCGGCGTCGGTCTCAACGAGTCGGGAGTGCGCACGAAGTACCGTGTCACCGTCGTCGGCGTGAAGAGCCCCGGCAAGCCCTTCCGCTACGCGGAGGCCAATACCGTCGTCACCAACCACGACCTCATCATCGTCTCGGGGACGAACTCCGACATCGAGCGCTTCGCCTCACTCGACCGCTGA